The genomic interval ATTCCTGGGGTGGACTGCTGGCCATGAACTATGCTTTAAGATATTCTGAAAATATTAATAAAATAATTTTAGCAAATTCTATTGGCCCAAGCTACGATGATCTCAATTCCTTTGTTTACATGCGAAACGAAAGTTTTACCGAGGAAGATGTTGAAATTCAAAAAACTATAATGGCCAAATCTGGGTTTGTGACGGGAGACCGCGAAGTTATAACTAGTTTACTTCAGGAAATATTTAAAGTCTATTTTGATGAACCTTCAAATCTGCAAAAATTAAATCTTACGATTAGTAAAAATACAGCTAAAAATATATTTAAAATTAATGGCCTGATGCTCAAAGAGTTAGTAGCCTACAACATCCAAAATAAACTGCAAAATTTAAAAATCCCAAGTTTAGTTATCCATGGCGAAAATGATCTGATCACTTTAGAAAGCTCAAAAAAAATACTGCAATCATTGGTAAATGCCCGTTTAGAAATAATTAAAAATTGTGGACACTTCCCAGCTATAGAACAACCTGAGCAGTTTTCCAAAATAGTCAGCACTTTTTTACTCCATGAATAAAATTTTAAAACTAAAATACTTTGTTTTGCCGATTGTTGTTTTACTCACCGCAAAACAGAGCCAATCACAGCATGTTTTCCAGCTATCCGATACTTTGAACTCATCTCATATTGGAACATATTTGTATTACTATACAGACTCAACAAATTCCAAAACAATTGAAGCAGTCCAATCACCTAAATTTGAGAGTATATTTATCCATTCACAAAAAACACATTTAG from Calditrichota bacterium carries:
- a CDS encoding alpha/beta fold hydrolase, whose protein sequence is MKLVLAISFFMVFACDNVVKIDEEGLVETDGIQTFYRKIGSGPILVVVHGGPGLDHSYMLPHWEILSKKFTLIFYDQRGTGKTSSKVDSSLISMNQFVEDLEALRTGLNLSKINLIGHSWGGLLAMNYALRYSENINKIILANSIGPSYDDLNSFVYMRNESFTEEDVEIQKTIMAKSGFVTGDREVITSLLQEIFKVYFDEPSNLQKLNLTISKNTAKNIFKINGLMLKELVAYNIQNKLQNLKIPSLVIHGENDLITLESSKKILQSLVNARLEIIKNCGHFPAIEQPEQFSKIVSTFLLHE